Proteins encoded by one window of Porphyrobacter sp. YT40:
- the glpX gene encoding class II fructose-bisphosphatase, whose product MVRVTEAAAVAAAQLIGRGDEKAADAAAVEAMRRAFDNLYIDGTVVIGEGERDEAPMLFIGEKVGMGKGPKIDIALDPLEGTTITAKAGPNALAVLAAAEEGCLLNAPDTYMDKLAVGPGYPEGIIDLAKSPTENVRAVAEAKGVKPSDINVCVLDRPRHADLIAELRALGCGVVLIGDGDVAGVIAVTDEDTTIDMYMGQGGAPEGVLAAAALRCVGGQFNGRLVFRNEDEKARARKWGIEDLNRIYKLEDLAKGDCIFAATGVTDGSLLGGVKRRRKPTGETILTTESVVMRASSGTVRWIRGEHRIG is encoded by the coding sequence ATGGTGCGTGTGACCGAAGCCGCCGCCGTCGCCGCCGCGCAGCTGATCGGGCGCGGAGACGAGAAAGCCGCCGATGCCGCTGCAGTCGAAGCGATGCGCCGCGCCTTCGACAACCTCTATATCGATGGCACCGTGGTGATCGGCGAAGGCGAGCGGGACGAGGCCCCGATGCTGTTCATCGGCGAGAAGGTCGGCATGGGCAAGGGCCCCAAGATCGACATTGCCCTCGATCCGCTCGAAGGCACCACCATCACCGCCAAGGCCGGGCCCAATGCGCTCGCCGTGCTGGCGGCGGCGGAGGAAGGCTGCCTGCTCAACGCGCCCGACACCTATATGGACAAGCTCGCGGTCGGCCCCGGCTATCCCGAAGGCATCATCGACCTCGCCAAATCGCCGACCGAAAACGTGCGCGCCGTGGCCGAGGCGAAGGGCGTGAAGCCGTCCGACATCAACGTCTGCGTGCTCGACCGCCCGCGTCATGCCGATCTGATCGCCGAGCTGCGCGCGCTGGGCTGCGGCGTGGTGCTGATCGGCGACGGCGACGTGGCGGGCGTGATCGCGGTGACGGACGAGGACACCACGATCGACATGTACATGGGCCAGGGCGGCGCGCCCGAGGGCGTGCTGGCCGCTGCCGCGCTGCGCTGCGTCGGCGGGCAGTTCAACGGACGCCTCGTGTTCCGCAACGAGGACGAGAAGGCCCGCGCGCGCAAGTGGGGCATCGAGGATCTCAATCGCATCTACAAGCTCGAAGACCTGGCCAAGGGCGACTGCATCTTCGCCGCGACCGGCGTGACCGACGGCTCGCTGCTCGGCGGAGTGAAGCGCCGCCGCAAGCCCACCGGCGAGACGATCCTGACGACCGAGAGCGTGGTGATGCGGGCGTCGAGTGGCACGGTGCGATGGATTCGCGGCGAGCATCGCATCGGGTGA
- a CDS encoding homoserine dehydrogenase — protein MTTTTTQPLRIAIAGLGTVGAGVIRLLDTNARLIAARAGRPIEVVAVSARERSKDRGVDISRFAWEDDMTALARRDDVDVVVELVGGSDGPALACSRAALRAGKGLVTANKAMIAHHGLELAEIAEANSAALKFEAAVAGGIPVIKGLREGTSANALTKVYGILNGTCNYILSEMEATGADFDVVLAEAQRLGFAEADPAFDIEGVDAAHKLAILAAIGFGTRVDFGGVRVTGITQVRSHDIAQADALGFVIRLIGEADVEETPEGPRLLQRVRPCLVAKGHPLSAVDGPTNAVVAEGNFSGRLLFQGAGAGDGPTASAVAADLIDIARDEVGAPFSIPCAQLAAMPPAEPGHRPARTYIRFMVKDRPGVLAEITAALRDGDVSIESLIQQGRSHSGGEVMVAMVTHEGPEKCVTKALALLEGSESLSGDPLVLPILPL, from the coding sequence TTGACCACCACCACGACGCAACCGCTGCGCATTGCCATCGCCGGGCTCGGCACCGTCGGGGCCGGCGTGATCCGCCTGCTCGACACCAACGCCCGGCTGATCGCCGCGCGCGCCGGTCGCCCGATCGAGGTGGTCGCCGTGTCGGCGCGCGAGCGGAGCAAGGATCGCGGGGTCGATATCAGCCGCTTCGCCTGGGAAGACGACATGACCGCGCTTGCCCGGCGCGACGATGTCGACGTGGTGGTGGAGCTGGTCGGCGGGTCGGATGGCCCGGCGCTTGCCTGCTCGCGCGCGGCGCTGCGGGCGGGCAAGGGCCTCGTCACCGCCAACAAGGCGATGATCGCGCATCACGGGCTGGAACTGGCCGAGATCGCCGAAGCGAACAGCGCCGCGCTCAAGTTCGAAGCGGCGGTGGCGGGCGGCATCCCGGTGATCAAGGGCCTGCGCGAAGGCACCAGCGCCAATGCGCTCACCAAGGTCTACGGCATCCTCAACGGCACCTGCAATTACATCCTCTCCGAAATGGAAGCGACCGGGGCGGACTTCGATGTCGTGCTGGCCGAAGCGCAACGTCTGGGCTTTGCCGAGGCCGATCCCGCCTTCGACATCGAGGGCGTGGACGCGGCGCACAAGCTGGCGATCCTCGCCGCGATCGGGTTCGGGACGCGGGTCGATTTCGGCGGCGTGCGAGTGACCGGGATCACGCAGGTGCGCAGCCACGACATCGCCCAGGCCGATGCGCTGGGCTTCGTGATCCGGCTGATCGGCGAGGCCGACGTCGAGGAAACGCCCGAGGGCCCGCGCCTGCTCCAGCGCGTGCGCCCCTGCCTCGTCGCCAAGGGCCACCCGCTGAGCGCGGTCGACGGGCCGACCAACGCGGTGGTGGCCGAGGGCAACTTCTCCGGCCGCCTGCTGTTCCAGGGCGCAGGCGCAGGCGACGGGCCGACCGCGAGTGCCGTCGCCGCCGACCTGATCGACATCGCGCGCGACGAGGTGGGCGCGCCCTTCTCGATCCCCTGCGCCCAGCTGGCCGCCATGCCGCCCGCCGAACCGGGCCACCGCCCGGCGCGCACCTATATCCGCTTCATGGTCAAGGACCGCCCCGGCGTGCTCGCCGAGATCACCGCCGCGCTGCGCGACGGGGATGTCTCGATCGAGAGCCTGATCCAGCAGGGCCGCTCGCACAGCGGGGGCGAGGTGATGGTGGCGATGGTGACGCATGAGGGCCCGGAGAAGTGCGTGACCAAGGCGCTCGCGCTGCTCGAAGGCTCGGAAAGCCTCAGCGGCGATCCGCTGGTGCTGCCGATCCTGCCGCTTTAG
- a CDS encoding TonB family protein: MSYASQQQGLTGPKLVALIIALAIVGGVGTGMVLFLTVDAVKEMVERVTTVNVKEEEPPPPEEEPPPPPEEIPEVTSPPPPNVPQMPFEFPTPNKTETTQKETPPGPPEKQASTQPEAPPGPPTPPKPPSKARGVKTKGERGWVQRITNDYPSRAAREEIEGTVGVRVTVTVDGRATGCSVTSSSGSSILDDAACKAVERYARFEPALNDAGDPIAAPWSTRITYRLN, encoded by the coding sequence ATGTCCTACGCTAGCCAACAACAAGGATTGACCGGCCCCAAGCTTGTCGCCCTGATCATCGCGCTTGCGATCGTCGGTGGTGTCGGGACGGGGATGGTCCTCTTTCTGACGGTCGACGCCGTCAAGGAAATGGTCGAACGTGTGACCACCGTGAACGTCAAGGAAGAAGAGCCGCCGCCACCCGAAGAGGAACCGCCGCCGCCGCCGGAAGAAATCCCCGAAGTGACATCGCCGCCGCCGCCCAACGTGCCGCAGATGCCGTTCGAGTTTCCGACCCCCAACAAGACCGAGACGACCCAGAAGGAAACCCCTCCGGGCCCGCCTGAAAAGCAGGCGAGCACGCAGCCGGAAGCGCCTCCGGGTCCGCCCACTCCGCCCAAGCCGCCGTCCAAGGCGCGCGGGGTGAAGACCAAGGGCGAACGCGGCTGGGTACAGCGCATCACCAACGATTATCCGAGCCGCGCCGCGCGTGAGGAAATCGAAGGGACTGTGGGCGTCCGCGTCACCGTGACCGTCGATGGCCGGGCCACCGGATGTTCGGTCACCTCGTCGAGCGGTTCCAGCATTCTTGATGATGCAGCTTGCAAGGCGGTCGAACGCTACGCTCGCTTCGAGCCTGCACTCAACGATGCGGGCGATCCGATCGCCGCACCGTGGTCGACGCGCATTACCTACAGGCTGAACTGA
- a CDS encoding MotA/TolQ/ExbB proton channel family protein — translation MNLYLLAAAAGEAPQSQFGFVQAMKEGGPVAWSILAIMIIMSVGSFYIMFTKLFEQNKVMKQYKSVETSFWRAPSLKEGATKLDKDSPWRQLADDAVKAQEDHHKMTDSLESHDYMHGSLQRSEDSINAVLAGGLPFLATVGATAPFVGLLGTVIGIYRALINIGIAGNASIDKVAGPVGEALIMTAIGLLVAVPAVFAFNWLQSRNRKIAAMLSTFSTDLLAYMNSNGAVKPTVGAAAPAAKPAAKPAPAAPVAKPGVNPTLNKS, via the coding sequence ATGAACCTTTACCTTCTCGCCGCCGCCGCCGGGGAAGCGCCCCAGAGCCAGTTCGGCTTCGTCCAAGCCATGAAGGAAGGCGGCCCGGTCGCCTGGTCGATCCTCGCCATCATGATCATCATGTCGGTCGGCTCGTTCTACATCATGTTCACCAAGCTGTTCGAACAGAACAAGGTGATGAAGCAGTACAAGTCGGTCGAAACGTCGTTCTGGCGTGCGCCGAGCCTCAAGGAAGGCGCGACCAAGCTCGACAAGGACAGCCCCTGGCGCCAGCTGGCCGACGATGCGGTCAAGGCTCAGGAAGATCACCACAAGATGACCGACAGCCTCGAATCGCATGACTACATGCACGGTTCGCTGCAGCGTTCGGAAGATTCGATCAACGCCGTGCTCGCGGGCGGTCTGCCGTTCCTCGCCACCGTCGGTGCGACCGCGCCGTTCGTGGGTCTGCTCGGCACCGTGATCGGGATCTACCGCGCGCTGATCAACATCGGCATCGCCGGCAACGCCTCGATCGACAAGGTCGCCGGCCCCGTCGGTGAAGCGCTGATCATGACCGCGATCGGTCTGCTCGTCGCCGTGCCCGCGGTGTTCGCGTTCAACTGGCTGCAGTCGCGCAACCGCAAGATCGCGGCCATGCTGAGCACCTTCTCGACCGACCTGCTGGCGTACATGAACTCGAACGGTGCGGTGAAGCCGACCGTGGGCGCGGCTGCTCCGGCTGCCAAGCCCGCGGCGAAGCCCGCCCCCGCCGCTCCGGTTGCCAAGCCGGGCGTGAACCCGACGCTCAACAAGTCCTGA